AAATTAGAACTACTTAAATTCATAAATAAAGCATGGACTGATAAAGCGTGCAAGAAACCAGTACTGTCAAAAGCCTGCTAAATAAAAAGATGTTTCAAATAAAGCTCAGATAACTGGCTTGGAAAACACAAGTGGTGTTTACTGATTGTTGTAAATCAAGAAGATATTATATATACCTGTTCAAATACATACCAACAGCAAATGAAGGGAGCGCAGATCTTTAGTGTGGTGAAAAAGGTTCTGCAGCGTGTCCTGCACAGTTCTATCCCCCGAGaggtgctaaaaaaaaaataataaaaaatattttcatcatctCAGCAAATCCATTTCACTCTCACCTGAAAAGCGACCAGTTAGCTAACTTCCAGAAAGAGCTCAGCTTACGCTTGACAATACCATTCTTTTCAACTTACCCTAACTTTCTGGACTGTCTTGTGACACTTCACCTCCAGTCTTCTGTAAGCAAAGATTCTCTATCACAATTTGATTTATCCCCTACCAAATTTAAATAGTGAAAGGAAATACTAATCTTAGGTAAAGCCTTTACACTTATGAACTGGTCTTACTTTAGAAGTTTTACTAAAACCAAGTATAAAGAGCTTTAAATACCTGAACATTTTGATTCCATTTTTGTGCAAAAGACTCATCAGGGAATTGagcaggaagagaaagctgTTCCTTGAATATCCTAATGTATTGTTTAAAATCAAAGGAATTCATCAAATATATCTGTCGGTGAGAGAACCTTGATTTTACTCTCTTCTCCAAGAGCTCCAGGATatccttgttaaaaaaaagtaaaagtaataattaaaaaaagcaaatttatttagTGCATTCTTTGCTACATTAAAAACTACAAGAGAAAATAACAAAGtaaattgtgtttaaaaaaagaattattaaattCTCAGGCTTAAAATGTTCTAACAAGACCTTTGCTAATTATTATAATTGACATGCCTTGAAACGCCTAACAACTAGCCATTTACCCAAATCACGTGATGCACTACATCATACAGGATAATTAGTTGCTAGGATACCCAGCAAATTTTCTCCATAGATTATGTAAATATTTCGGTTACTTAAGTCTGCAATCAAGATGTTTCAGCCGATCCTGGCTCTAGACTAGTTGTCTATTCAGTAGATACGTAGGTTGGCAGCTGTCAGTTCACATGCCTTTTGTCAGACTGAAAGAATCGAgctgaaaaaacccccacaacttAAGAGCCAATATTTACCTTCTAAGATTGTTACACAGAACTAAGCAAGTCTGCCATCAAGTTGTTGGTTGAAGATAATGGAGTAAAAGCTTACTTTTCTCGGAACACATAGCAATAGACTGGCATCACAAACAAGCTGTGGGATTCATCCATTTAGAGAAACACAATACTATCCCCCTACCTCCTACCGGGACAGAATGATTATTCCTCCTATTTTCTAggagtttggggggggggggggcggcttttttggttttaagcaTTTGTTGcgtgttggttttggtggttttacTTGCACTAAAAGAAGGCATGAAGAATACTGAAATTCCTCACCAAAAAGAGAGCCAACGGTGAAAAAAACGAAGACTGCTTTCGATTTACAAGTCACGTGCAACATGAaccagcaatttaaaaaaaaaaaaaccaacacaattACCAGCCAACCAACTTGGAAGCAACAGCTACCACCACAGCCATGGTACAGCCTCTGAAGACTATACCTTAATTACATTCAAAAGCAGAATATGGGGTTCTAAAAAACAGGTGATGAGGATACCAGACTCAGGACAGTAatggagcaaaagaaaagactgtATTTTACTAAATGAACTATTAACTATTCTATTAACTACCAGAAATTTGCTCAGCTAAATATCacctaaaccaaaccaaatcaacCCCAGATCCAGGCTGCCATTAAAGATTTTAATACTACTTCTTGTCATAACCTGGCAATCTTCACAACTAATCCAGTTTATTgagaaaaagtgtaatttttatGAAGTATCAGGTTCCATAGCATTACTAAGTAATTATTTCACAGTATATGCATAATCTGTCCACAGTTCCCTATAATGTCATTGTAAAACTCACAGCAAGTGTAACACTGATCCTAAACCCATTCTGAACACACTAATACTACAGTAAAGGCACCCTACTGAAGCGTTTGCTTAAAAAACACATCGCTCACCTACAGAACACTGTAGGTTAATACAAGTCTGCTCTTGCCAACTGCTGACCGAGGAACTGAAATGCACAGCAGCCTCTCCAAGGAGAGAAGGACAGTATAATATACACCAGCCACATGGATAAATATGGCTTTTCTGCAGTCATACAGGACAACAACCTTGTGTTTCCTTAGAAATGCAAACCTGCTCTCCTCTAGCAGTAAAACTGAAAGCTTTGAAGGTTTTTTGTCATCCAAGTTTGCTCTCAGCACAAATACTTGcgggatttttttaatctccccCCTATCCCCCCCCCAACTCTTCCTAATtcaaaagtcagaaaaatgGATAATTGAGAAAAGTGTCTTAGAAAATTAAGTTCCAAGAGAGGAGAAAACATTCCAACTAAGACAAAAAAAGTCTCTTTAAAACAGCTAAAAATGTTGCATGAGCAAGTGTAATTTCTTACCTGTCTACATGTCAGTCCAATAACTGTTAATGGAGTCTGTGCTGACTGGGATACATCAAAGAGGTTATAGAGCAGCGTCTGACCCTTGTGATGAACAAACAAGTCAAATTCATCCAGTATAAACAGGACTGGACAACTGCTAGTTCGGTCTCCTGAGACAGCAATTTTAGAAGTTAGCATGGTCATTTCATCAGACTTCCACCTGTACAGCTTTCACAAATTCTAGTTTAACAATTcacatgttttctttcagcttttcactaAGCCCTCCTTTCCCATATGTACTGCTacaacagtaaaaagaaaaatacactgaacAATTGGTAAGGTTTTGTAGTATTCTGCCGAGCGTCATTTCTGGTTGCAAGGGAAGACAGACtttatggtgttttttttaaggaaaaactACTATTTTTAATAGCTTCCATCTGGATAAAAGAATCCATCCTTCATAGCTGACCAACACAGCAAGCCTTTACGGCATCAACTATGTTAGGTATATGTTTGTTCAGAATTACCtgtttttttacattattttgtaaCCATGACACATTCTTGGACTAGATTTCTTCATACCACTTGTAGGAGTAGATGGAAAAACATGTATATGCTAACTTCTCTAGCCAAGTGACAAACGCACACACAGTTTCAGAACAGGGGCTACTAATGTTTACCTTTCCTTAAAGCTTCAAGAAGGAATGCAAGATTTTCAGCAAAACTGCCCtatacagaggggaaaaaaagaaaaagtttcacaATAGATTTTCAATGTCATTCTCACAATTGTGTAACTACATCAAGGTCAGACATGTAATGAAGTCCATCTCCTTCTAAAaccttttcaaaagcagcacaatTTGAAAATTCATAATGTTACTTTACATTGTATAATCCTAACCTCTTCAGGACAAGACGACTGATAGTCATCTCCACATTGATCCACAGtccaaaaacccccaactaaTTGCCTCAGACCTGCATTTAGTGATCAGAAGAATGTCTACAATAAGGTAAATTTACAAGTAGCTTTATCCTTCCATAAATAGCTATTGCATACTCATTTTCCATCtacacacatgcaaaaagtGCCACCTAACGTGTTCCACTGAGAATGATCACTTcgcagggatttttttaatttgcaaccTTATTAGATCAATGAAAGCATCAAACATTCTTGACAGAGAACACCGAGTTGCTATGACTATCCTACTTCAGTTACACACACATTTACACACTCTCAAGCATACAAGTTGCGAGAGGAGAAGTAACTAATTGAAGACCACAAGCCCTATGAGAAGGCAGAAAAGCCAATTTACTCCCTAAATGTAAGTTGCAGAAgctaagaaaggaaaagtttctACAGAGAGAAGTAAGGACAGTCCTGAAAATCACTGTATCCATGCCCCTGTGCAACCAAAGGGATTAGATGGCTCAGAGTTTATAGTAGTACTATATATTCCACAATAACTTACTGGGGAAAATTATAGGGGAGTTAAGCATATTTTAGTCCAGCTATGCCTCCAGCATTTTTGGTAGTGGAACTGTGGGCTTTGAAAGGTTGTTCTAGTACTCTGTTGAAGAGACAACTCATTCATATGGCTATGCTGAAGTTGAGTACTTGCAATTTCCTCTTATTACTGCAGCTGTATTTGGGAAAAATTTAGCTCACCACCAGAAAGGGCTTTCCATTCTCTGTCTCTAAAATAATTTGGACTAAGTAAGAAACCAAATCACAGCCTAAGAAGCAAGCAtttccagaaaataataaagccTAATAACTATAATCTATGCTTCATCTTGTATTCTACACTGCCTCTAGCCTAGTTCTCTGGTTTCTCATAACTGAAGTAGTAACATCTCATCTCTTCAGCTTTCCAAATGCAACTGATGAAAATAAACTTCACCTATTGCGATTTCACCTTCCTGCATCCCCTCTCATAATTCTGCTTTAGCCACCTGGATTGGTGTTACACCTGACTCATTACTATGTAAACTCTGCCAATCTCAAAGGCCCTACCTGGGAGCAAAGGAGGAGATGCTGCTCAGAAGGACCTTCTGCCATACCAGAACGTGGTCTCTCAACAACACTCATGGAGTAACAGGCAACAACCAGGATAGCTCAGATCGCTGGTCCACGTTATTTCATACTCAGATGAGTGAAATTTAATCTGAGGCACTTCAGTTATTCTCTTTATTACTGACTTCAGTACTAATGTAAATGAGTTTTTTTATCTTTGGGAAAAGGTAATAGAAGCaaattttttaacagaaatgctATGCAAAATGAGAGCTCTAGGAAGCCTGGACAGATTTCCCTATGAACTAGAAGAGGTTGCAAATATACTGAAGATACTGCTTTTTGGCTGGTTAACTTGCTTACTCTTTGTCTTGAAATGTTAAAGCCGATGCTTCCAAAATACTCTACCCCTCTGCAAACACTTGAAGTGTTTGTAAACTAGGATCTTCACAAGTAAATGCTGCCACGGTTCACGACTGCCATcaatcattaaatattttcaaagagaaagctttgaaaagacTGCGCCAGCCCATCACAACGTTGCTAATAAACTCTCAAAGTCCATTCAGTCTCAACAAGCTCCTTTCCATAAAGCTAGTTTTCTAGGCAAGGATTTGTGAGGGAGATAAGCAAAGAGTGTAATAAAGTTGATACTTACAAAAACTTTATCCCCAACCACATTTTCCAGGTGCAACTGTCTGGTGATCTCCTTCAGGGCCACTTTATCATTAGTCTGCAGAAGCCCTGAAAGAACATGATTTTTCATGAAGAACTGGCAGTTCTCCTTTGCTCCAGGAGGCCACGTCTACAGCCACTAGAAACTTATCAAGAAGCTTCTCCCCATTTCCAGCCTTACAAAGTTATGCCTTTTCAGAAAGTAAGACTAGTAATTTTCCATAAGTAATAAGTTACTTCAATCAATTCAGTCACAACTGATTTTTAACATTTCGAAAAGTCATTAAAagcacaaaagttttctttgtatAGAGAGATACAAAGAAAGGTGTTTTGGAGCTCACAGACAAACGCGTCCATAACTGATGCTAGATTACAATTACTGAAACTGAATTGTTTTGTTCAGTACATGCAATACAGAGCAACAGAACACAACATTTGAATAATGCTGTATTACTTGCCATTCAGATGAACTTCCAAGAGGTTCATTTGAACTTGTTTAATTCCCATGAGCTCTTTTAAGGCATGGTTTAataactaggaaaaaaaaattacgttatttctttataaaaagatGGATGTATTAACAGTAAAATGTACAAGTGGCTATTATCTGATAGGAAGCAGTATGTGCAGATTCATTAGGTAACAGCATTTGAGTATTTTCAAGACTAAAATGACAACTTTGCATTCACTACCATGACTGTAGCCATTATATTTGCTCATTCTGCTGAAttaggagagaaagaaatataagAACTACAGTATTTTAAGCACTCATTTTGGGGGTCTCAGGCTTTTGGCTTGATCGAAAAGTGCTTTCAGAGTCGGAGATGTGAGAGAATTTGTCTTGAGTTAGTATAGTATTCAGCTTTATTAGATGCTgtagaacaaaaaaacctttacttaatttttaaagacactattacttattcttttcctctttaagtTAGGAAGTGTGAGACAAAATTAAACTGCACATAATTACATCAACTACTCTTATAAAACTTAGGGCTCCCAAATTTACAGTCCATCAAGAACTTGTTCTTGGTAAAAGTCTTAAGAAACTTGTATTAAAATACACCTAAGCAGATGAAGTGTTATTCACTTGCTAcaactttgcttttgcttcctcAGCTGAGCATTTGCAGCTCCCATccatgtgtatgtatacatacatatacacacacatacaattTTCTTGTCTCCAGCAGTACTTTTGGAAAACTAACATCTTTTACTTGATACAAAGTAAGAAAATCAATCATTTTGCATACATTATTTACTTACTTATATTCTGGCAGGAAGGATGACAAATTCGCTATCCTTATTAAAAAGGTTTGGAAGAAAatttaagtaataaaaataaggtTGAGTTTGGTGATTGGAGCGGGGGCACGTACTATTTCAGGGATCAttctgttgtgggttttttaaactttcacaTTTGTTCCAATTTGCTCACAGCATAGAGCTCATCTATACTTTGCCATCGATATTGTATTTATAAGCAGATACAGTTAAGACTCCTACTATAGGTGCCAACATTTACTGTATGGATAGTTGGAACAAAAAAAGCTTATTCCCTTGGTTTCTCAGGTTTATGCCCAATAAGTAGATGCCACCCATTCTGGCTAGCCCCTTATCCAACAGTCTCAACTGTATCTTTAAAGTCTACATTGCAAATAcaagaaaatctaaaaaaactttttttctgcagtatgaGAGTGCTTGTTGCTTACTTACAAATCTGTAAAcctaatgaaggaaaaaataaattccagttcAAGACTAGCATGAAGTAGACAGGTGGAGAAATCCTCATCTGCCATTGGTTTATCAactccttccccaccaccactcGCACAGGATTTTGGCAGTGACCCTTCTTCTGAAGTGTCACAGTTAACAAAAGAAGGTAACAAAACTGACTGGTTTTGAAGTGCAAAACAAGAAAGCTGTCAACAAATTGGCAGAATGATCAGTGTCAGCTGTATCACGGATGTGTTTCCCatctattaatttatttctattgAACTGCATTTAAAAGCTTGAAGGCCACTTGCTTTAGCATTTGGGAAGACTTGcgaattttcttttaatttatcaaTCTTGAATACATTTTGCATTAACAGCCAACCTATTTAACACTCTATATACTCACATAAACATAAAAGACTTAAGTGTTTGCATAATATTAAGGTATTATTATTGCATAATATAAGGTATTAACACTTAAGTTAGATGTCATTCCTTCACATGACTCAGCTAAAAAagctcctttaaaataaaaaacctacACTTCTAAGCTAGAACTACCACACAATAGTCTACCTCCTAGGAATTTAGGTAACAATATTCTCCAACATGTTTAAAACAGGATTAAGATAGCTTACATTCTCTACCTGTAAACAGCTATGTAGAAATCCACCCCTTAGCCTACTCCTTTTAAGTTTTGGAtgctttttcagtcatttttacaGCAGAAGCCCAAAAGCAGTAGCAGGTTAACTTTTCAAGAGTAAGGAAAACATGGGTTTAACTGCAAAGATGAGCTCCTCTGTGGCAAGAGTAATTTCAGAACTCTAATAGGAGAAATGCCAAAAGAAACCAGAACCTACGATGTAGTCAGATCactgaatgaaaaaagcaacttgttctgataaaattatttccatttcacatgTTCTGGGTACCTGTAACATGTCATGAAACCTGGTGAAGACACACAAAAGAATTCCAAAACCATGCATAATTCTGCAAGTCATTGTGAGGATGGACAGGTACATGTTTTTGTCAGCCGCACGTGAAGCTATTCTATTTTAGAAAACCACTAGGAACTCAGCACTGGACAAATTTTAGAAGAGTGTTAGGAGATCAATTTCTCCATATTGTCATTCAACAGAATTAGCTCACAAGAAGTCCTagaatgttttgaaattatttataaaacaggCAGAGATGATAATTAACCTCACTGAAGTCCTGGGAGCTAATCTACCTCACGCTTCATGTGACCCTGTATAAACTTTAATGCATGTATATACCACAGTCTTTCCTGATCCTCGGGGTCCAATAATGAGGGCAGAATTACTTTCTCCATGAATCACAGTTCGTTTCAGCAGTTCCAGCAGATGTCTGTGTTAACAACAGCAATAGGTTACAAGCTTTAAACCAGACAAAATTCACTGAAACTatggaaaatgcaaagaatCTTTAGAACATAAGAGAAAACTTGATACATTTCAACTTACTCTCAGAGCCAACACTCAAGGCATGCAAAATGTAATACAATAAAGTACAAAAGGCTGCGTGATCagatctttgaaaatattttaaaatattaaaacatgcagaaatcGAGACTATCACTAATTCATAAAGTTCTGCAGTCCTCCACCATGAAAGGACAGACTTCAATAATTATTCCTTTCTTgagggggtaaaaaaaaaaaaaaaaaaaaaaaaaaaaagattgctttcTGTGATACCactatagtttaaaaaaaagggaagtcTGGCAAATGCATTGAAGAAAAACCTTGATGacagtaaaaattaataatctaGTGAAATATATACAGTTTCACAATCTTCATAAAACTGATTATATGGTAAATTTAGGCATTCAAAGCTTACGAATGATAGCAGCAATACTGCACATCAAGTTCATATTCTATTCCCACCCAGAAGAATGAACGAACAACTCTAAATTATCTTCAGATAGAGTTATCACCTCTTACCACATTTAAAGTACTTACAAAAGCTACTGACACTTCCAATTCTCAAATGCTtacaaatgtatatatttaaataagcttttttttttacttagaatATTGGACATTATGCAGTTGGTTCTAAAGGACTAATAAGAGTCACCATGGAACAGCTTTAGCAAATGTACATGCTTTTGTTCACTACCTGAGAGCTAACTATAGCCAAGAGCCCTGATACATCTTGGGAAAGAAAGAGTCAGGAAGCAAATTGTGTTTTCTCACCAGTATAATTCACCAACAGGGGCATATCAGGTAGAAGACAGTttgtaaactgtttttttcagaattctaaTAGAAAAAGGGGAGGCTTCTTTTGTAGAATACTAATATGACAGAAAATTTCTCACAACAACAAACATGCCTATGTGAGCTCTGCACGTACATTTCGCTAcacttttttaataacagaaatattgttttccttctagtaatgaaaaggaaactaATGCTCACATCAGGCAATTCAACTTGCAAAAAGTTACCCTTGGAAAAATTGACTgtttagaacaagttttttagACACAATTGTTATTTTAGAATTTGACCTGCACCTGTAAAAGGATTAGTATGAGGATAGCATTATCATCACAATAGGTCCCTTCTTCATAACTTCAACCTCAGCATCTGGATCACCCCAAGgaagcagttttattttgaatatgGGTCTCTACTTCCAAGAAACATGATGCTGGCAACCAAGGTTCAAGATCTACTTTTAACACAGCTTactaaaacagaagaaaacctgaagcAAAAACCTAAGATTCACAACAAGAGAATTTAACTTTTTGCTTGGTCAGGTCATTTAACATAGCATTAGAATATGCCCTAAAAGTTATCTTTCAGGCtcaaaaataaagtgtttcagGAATTACAGATTTGAAACAAGGACAAGACATCCAAAACTCAGAGCCTGACAGACAGCAAGCAGCAGTTGTATAAAAAGTCTTAAAATCAGAGGCAATTTTTGGAAGTGTTGTGCAAGTTATTTAAACCTGTATAACTTAGAAAAACAGAGGTAGCAGAAAATTCTGACTTCACCTGATAGATTTTCTACCGCGGTTTAAAGTAGAAATTACTTTGTATTTGAGTCTGCTCACTTACCTGTACTGGTGTTCAACTCCAAACAGTTTCCCAGTACTGTAATTGTGACAGAATCTTTCACGCAGAATTTTTTGCACCTATGGATATAACACAAGACAGAAAGAATGCTTGGTGTTCCAAACACCAGAATGTACCAATTATGTAATTATGGCAATAAGCTAACAGTAAAATATGCATGTTTCTGTGTTCTGtagcatatatattttaattgttatcaGTGATAAAGAGGTCTTGAAAGTAAGGATAAAGTTGCAGTAGGGTGAATGTTTACCAGACAATTTTgtagcagaaaagagaaaattcaatTAAGTTATAGTAGTGTGTGTCTTTAGTCCTAAACCTGCTGTGTAATACAGGTAAGAAAACATTTACCAGCTGACTTAAACAGGACATAACC
The Falco cherrug isolate bFalChe1 chromosome 8, bFalChe1.pri, whole genome shotgun sequence DNA segment above includes these coding regions:
- the ORC4 gene encoding origin recognition complex subunit 4; this encodes MKTAMSKRRFKENSEANRECISQVQKILRERFCHNYSTGKLFGVEHQYRHLLELLKRTVIHGESNSALIIGPRGSGKTVLLNHALKELMGIKQVQMNLLEVHLNGLLQTNDKVALKEITRQLHLENVVGDKVFGSFAENLAFLLEALRKGDRTSSCPVLFILDEFDLFVHHKGQTLLYNLFDVSQSAQTPLTVIGLTCRQDILELLEKRVKSRFSHRQIYLMNSFDFKQYIRIFKEQLSLPAQFPDESFAQKWNQNVQHLSGDRTVQDTLQNLFHHTKDLRSLHLLLMLAVSNITVHHPLITASDLHEASRQYRMDSKANIIHGLSVLEVCLIIAMKHLNDIYEGEPFNFQMVYNEFQKFIQRKAHGMYNFEKPVVMKAFEHLLRLELVKPIERTSVRAQREYILVKLFLDSNQIMDALQVYPNCPTDVKQWAVSSLSWL